The Nitrogeniibacter aestuarii genome has a window encoding:
- a CDS encoding ATP-binding protein has product MAEHAPTPEAALSRRAALSARTIRGTLRRFVVLAVPVLLVASLGLKLLFEQYQNSRFEVVASREEGYLRAVEVVVQQEFDDVIGDLDTLVAAISLYRWSADAAALEKLPALFVAYGQESARYDQIRLLDLDGQERVRVNFRGGRTEVVPPEALQNKADRPYFTHSRALQPHERYISALELNMEHGRVEQPLRPTIRFTASVYDSDGKKTGVLVMNYNANRIEERLRTFAGVGDPVDNLLVNARGQVMMDSRQSMSDWLVRATQEDTRLARVRPAWSAAMASGDDNGRLLDENGLLLFHRMEPLGSGRTRHADTLTTSPGHYRWTSVRFVPAQTLFANSFVNSFPGRIAMASVLGAMAAFMLIAAWYVERDVRRRREQMELLEGREAELGALIDAAPSGILVVDDRGVIVHANRELCALFGYEHDALVGQPVECLIPERLQRAHPDLRAGYFARPSPRKMAENTPEQALMARHRDGHEFPVAVNLNMFGSGARRRAIATVIDVRQRRQFEDSLKTARDQAQAASAAKSAFLATMSHEIRTPLNAIVGMSYLMSRGELTEDQRQDVAAIQSSSNALLALINDVLDFSRIEAGELMIEARHFLISDVLDNLRHMFRAAAETKGIVLEIGAVPAGVPNKVTLDPSRLQQILVNLVSNAIKFTEVGSVRLNLSIAEPLPADDRVMVRFTVGDTGIGIDPERQAKLFDPFVQADSSTSRKFGGSGLGLSIVKRLVELMNGRIGCESAVGAGARFWIELPFGIPDASATLSLGPSASREDVRVLLVGSDPAQVGEIRSYCQSFGWTLDVIDGSCSAPQQVCERLQSVWIDCVLVGDPGLTVVLLDTLRGVERPVPVLMLGDARQALCAHLAGPLNGSSLFNAINELVVAHGAAPGRLSLNSRLSSKHLWLADVRALAVDDSELNLRVVERLLGLQGAIVTICQSGEAALARIESGEAFDVVLMDVQMPGMDGFETTQRIRSLNPAACPPIVALTAGTTKADIARAVDVGMCEHLSKPVDPVMLVRVVRGCVELAKGGTVALVGAGPNALESPVDAPWPHIAGIDSEMASALMLGDQAFFASVLDTFMRNTHTVAAVLREAGEAGDVLAASRIIHKLRGQAGNVAALALQAAAGEAEAKLGEQTLADADPDGLIHTLEALRTDIEAWLAKRN; this is encoded by the coding sequence ATGGCCGAACATGCCCCGACACCCGAAGCCGCGCTTTCCAGACGCGCGGCGCTGAGCGCCCGGACGATCCGCGGCACGCTGCGTCGTTTCGTGGTGCTCGCCGTACCGGTGTTGCTGGTCGCCAGCCTGGGGCTGAAGTTGCTCTTCGAGCAGTATCAGAACAGCCGCTTCGAAGTGGTTGCTTCGCGCGAAGAGGGGTACCTGCGCGCGGTCGAGGTGGTCGTCCAGCAGGAATTCGACGACGTGATTGGCGATCTGGACACGCTGGTCGCCGCCATTTCGCTGTATCGGTGGTCCGCTGACGCTGCCGCGCTTGAGAAGCTCCCGGCGCTTTTCGTGGCCTACGGGCAGGAGAGCGCCCGTTACGACCAGATCCGCCTGCTCGACCTGGACGGTCAGGAGCGCGTGCGGGTCAACTTCCGCGGTGGTCGAACCGAGGTGGTCCCCCCCGAGGCGCTGCAGAACAAGGCGGATCGCCCGTACTTCACACACAGCCGCGCGCTGCAGCCCCATGAGCGCTACATCTCGGCACTTGAACTGAATATGGAGCACGGCCGGGTCGAGCAGCCGCTGCGTCCGACGATTCGCTTCACCGCCTCGGTGTACGACAGCGACGGCAAGAAGACGGGTGTGCTCGTCATGAACTACAACGCGAACAGGATCGAAGAGCGCCTGCGCACCTTTGCCGGCGTGGGCGATCCGGTCGACAACCTGCTGGTCAACGCCCGCGGTCAGGTCATGATGGACAGCCGGCAAAGCATGAGTGACTGGCTCGTGCGGGCCACGCAGGAAGACACCCGTCTGGCCCGTGTGCGGCCCGCGTGGTCGGCTGCCATGGCCAGTGGCGACGACAACGGCCGCTTGCTGGATGAAAACGGTTTGCTGCTGTTTCATCGCATGGAGCCCCTTGGCTCCGGTCGCACACGCCACGCCGATACTCTCACTACATCGCCAGGCCACTACCGATGGACGTCCGTCCGCTTCGTGCCGGCCCAGACCCTGTTCGCAAACTCGTTCGTGAATTCATTCCCCGGGCGCATCGCCATGGCCAGCGTGCTGGGGGCCATGGCCGCCTTCATGCTGATTGCCGCCTGGTACGTGGAGCGTGACGTGCGCCGCCGGCGCGAACAGATGGAGTTGCTCGAAGGCCGTGAGGCTGAACTGGGCGCGCTGATCGATGCGGCACCGAGCGGCATCCTGGTGGTGGACGATCGGGGCGTGATTGTCCATGCCAACCGCGAACTGTGTGCGCTGTTCGGCTACGAGCACGATGCGCTGGTGGGTCAGCCGGTCGAATGCCTGATTCCCGAGCGGCTGCAAAGAGCGCACCCGGACCTGCGCGCGGGCTACTTTGCGCGGCCCTCGCCTCGCAAGATGGCCGAGAACACGCCAGAGCAGGCGCTCATGGCGCGGCACCGGGATGGGCATGAATTCCCGGTGGCGGTGAATCTGAACATGTTCGGCAGTGGCGCACGGCGGCGCGCCATCGCCACGGTGATCGATGTCCGCCAGCGGCGCCAGTTCGAGGACAGCCTCAAGACCGCGCGTGACCAGGCGCAGGCGGCGAGTGCCGCCAAGAGCGCATTCCTGGCCACCATGAGCCATGAGATCCGCACGCCGCTCAATGCCATCGTCGGCATGAGCTACCTCATGAGCCGCGGGGAGCTGACAGAGGATCAGCGCCAAGACGTGGCCGCCATTCAGTCGTCGAGCAACGCATTGCTGGCGTTGATCAACGACGTGCTCGATTTCTCGCGCATCGAGGCGGGCGAACTGATGATCGAAGCGCGTCATTTCCTGATCTCCGATGTGCTCGACAACCTGCGTCACATGTTCCGCGCCGCTGCCGAGACCAAGGGCATCGTGCTGGAGATCGGGGCCGTCCCCGCGGGCGTGCCGAACAAGGTAACGCTCGATCCGTCGCGGCTGCAGCAGATTCTCGTCAATCTCGTCAGCAACGCCATCAAGTTCACCGAGGTGGGCTCGGTACGTCTGAACCTGAGCATCGCCGAGCCGTTGCCGGCGGATGACCGGGTAATGGTTCGCTTTACCGTCGGCGATACCGGGATCGGGATTGATCCGGAGCGTCAGGCAAAGCTGTTCGACCCCTTCGTGCAGGCCGATTCGAGCACCAGCCGCAAGTTCGGCGGCAGCGGTCTGGGCCTGTCCATCGTCAAGCGGCTGGTCGAGCTGATGAATGGGCGCATCGGCTGCGAAAGTGCGGTGGGCGCCGGCGCCCGGTTCTGGATCGAGTTGCCGTTCGGGATTCCCGATGCCAGTGCCACGCTCAGCCTCGGACCGAGCGCAAGCCGGGAAGACGTCAGGGTGTTGCTGGTTGGTTCGGACCCGGCACAAGTGGGCGAGATCCGGTCGTACTGCCAGAGCTTCGGGTGGACGCTGGATGTGATTGACGGAAGCTGCAGTGCGCCTCAGCAGGTGTGCGAGCGGCTGCAGTCCGTCTGGATCGACTGTGTGCTGGTGGGCGACCCCGGGCTGACCGTCGTCTTGCTCGACACGCTGCGTGGCGTCGAACGCCCGGTACCGGTGTTGATGCTTGGCGACGCCCGTCAGGCGCTGTGTGCCCACCTCGCAGGTCCCTTGAACGGCTCGTCCCTGTTCAATGCCATCAATGAACTTGTTGTGGCTCATGGTGCCGCACCGGGCCGTCTGAGCCTGAATTCCCGCTTGTCGTCAAAACACCTCTGGCTGGCCGATGTGCGGGCGCTGGCTGTCGACGACAGCGAACTGAACCTGCGGGTGGTGGAGCGACTGCTCGGCCTGCAGGGGGCGATCGTGACAATCTGTCAGTCGGGCGAGGCCGCACTGGCGCGAATCGAGAGCGGCGAAGCCTTCGACGTTGTTCTCATGGACGTCCAGATGCCGGGTATGGATGGCTTCGAAACCACGCAGAGGATTCGTTCGCTCAATCCGGCGGCCTGCCCGCCGATCGTCGCGCTGACCGCCGGGACCACCAAGGCCGACATCGCCCGCGCAGTCGATGTGGGCATGTGCGAGCACCTGTCCAAGCCGGTCGATCCCGTCATGCTCGTGCGTGTCGTACGTGGGTGTGTGGAGCTTGCCAAGGGGGGCACGGTTGCGCTTGTCGGCGCTGGCCCGAACGCGCTTGAATCGCCCGTCGATGCGCCCTGGCCGCACATCGCGGGCATTGATTCTGAGATGGCGAGCGCGCTGATGCTGGGCGATCAGGCGTTCTTTGCGTCGGTGCTGGACACCTTCATGCGTAACACCCACACCGTCGCAGCCGTCTTGCGCGAGGCGGGAGAGGCCGGCGATGTACTCGCCGCCAGCCGGATCATTCACAAGTTGCGCGGGCAGGCCGGCAATGTGGCGGCGCTGGCGTTGCAGGCCGCGGCCGGCGAAGCGGAAGCGAAGCTGGGCGAACAGACACTGGCCGACGCGGACCCGGACGGCCTGATCCATACCCTTGAGGCACTGCGGACGGACATCGAGGCCTGGCTGGCCAAACGCAACTGA
- a CDS encoding HupE/UreJ family protein → MRFSFSRVAGPIMLPMLLSLFAAGALAHGVAEGDAQFMQQSSGTQLLPFIYLGAKHMATGYDHLLFLVGVIFFLYRMKDVGLYVSLFAVGHSVTLLYGVLSGTHVNPYLVDAIIGLSVVYKALDNLGAFKVWFGVQPDTRAAVLVFGLFHGFGLATKLQDFALPEEGLVANIIAFNVGVEIGQILALGAILIAMDAWRRSHAFARQAFGANVLLMVAGFVLVGYQLTGYLIES, encoded by the coding sequence ATGCGTTTCTCCTTTTCTCGCGTTGCCGGCCCGATCATGTTGCCCATGCTGCTCTCGCTGTTCGCAGCGGGGGCGCTGGCGCATGGGGTGGCCGAAGGCGATGCCCAGTTCATGCAGCAAAGCAGCGGGACACAGCTGTTGCCCTTCATCTACCTGGGGGCAAAGCACATGGCCACCGGCTACGACCATCTGTTGTTCCTGGTCGGGGTCATTTTCTTTCTCTACCGCATGAAAGACGTGGGGCTCTATGTGAGCTTGTTTGCCGTCGGCCACAGCGTGACGCTGCTGTACGGGGTCCTCAGCGGCACCCACGTCAATCCCTACCTCGTGGACGCGATCATCGGCCTGTCGGTGGTGTACAAGGCGCTCGACAATCTGGGGGCCTTCAAGGTCTGGTTCGGCGTGCAGCCCGACACCCGTGCCGCGGTGCTGGTCTTCGGGCTGTTCCACGGCTTCGGTCTGGCGACCAAGCTGCAGGATTTCGCCCTGCCCGAGGAGGGGCTGGTGGCCAACATCATCGCCTTCAACGTGGGCGTGGAGATTGGCCAGATCCTTGCGCTGGGGGCGATCCTGATTGCCATGGACGCCTGGCGCCGCAGCCACGCCTTTGCCCGCCAGGCCTTTGGCGCCAACGTGCTGCTCATGGTGGCGGGCTTTGTGCTGGTGGGCTATCAGCTCACCGGCTACCTGATCGAGAGTTGA
- the msrP gene encoding protein-methionine-sulfoxide reductase catalytic subunit MsrP, translating to MLIRRPADIAPSEITPQTVFESRRRFLAHGGALLAGATLGLPAHAANAPDTTPLTPLAASRFSTNETPTPLKQLLEYNNFYEFGSSKGDPSLYAHKLPIRPWAITIDGLVRTPVTLDIDRLLKLAALEERIYRLRCVEAWSMVVPWVGYPLSTLLKHVEPLGSAKYVRFESYYDPEVITPHFFGFLEFPYVEGLRLDEAMHPLTLLGLGLYGETLPRQNGAPVRIVVPWKYGFKSAKSIVRITFTEDQPLTSWPKADHKAYGFFANVNPQLQHPQWDQSRERRIGELFKRDTLPFNGYAEQVSSLYAGMDLQRAF from the coding sequence ATGCTGATACGCCGACCTGCCGATATCGCGCCCTCCGAGATCACGCCCCAAACGGTGTTTGAATCCCGCCGCCGCTTTCTTGCGCACGGCGGCGCGCTGCTGGCCGGTGCCACCCTGGGTCTGCCGGCCCATGCAGCCAACGCGCCTGACACGACCCCATTGACGCCGCTCGCGGCCAGTCGCTTTTCCACCAACGAGACACCGACCCCGCTTAAGCAACTGCTCGAGTACAACAATTTCTACGAATTCGGCTCCTCGAAAGGCGATCCGTCGCTCTACGCCCACAAACTGCCGATCCGCCCCTGGGCGATCACCATCGACGGCCTGGTGCGCACGCCCGTCACGCTCGACATCGACCGCCTGCTCAAGCTGGCCGCGCTCGAAGAGCGGATCTACCGCCTGCGCTGCGTCGAGGCCTGGTCCATGGTCGTGCCCTGGGTGGGCTATCCCCTCTCGACCTTGCTCAAGCACGTCGAGCCGCTGGGCTCGGCCAAATACGTGCGCTTCGAGAGCTACTACGATCCCGAGGTGATCACGCCGCATTTCTTCGGCTTTCTGGAGTTTCCCTACGTCGAGGGGCTGCGCCTGGACGAGGCCATGCATCCGCTGACACTGCTCGGCCTCGGGCTGTACGGCGAAACCTTGCCCCGTCAGAACGGCGCTCCGGTGCGCATCGTGGTGCCGTGGAAGTACGGCTTCAAGAGTGCCAAGTCGATCGTGCGCATCACCTTCACCGAAGATCAGCCGCTCACCAGCTGGCCCAAGGCCGATCACAAGGCCTACGGTTTCTTCGCCAATGTGAATCCGCAGCTGCAGCATCCACAGTGGGACCAAAGCCGGGAACGGCGTATCGGCGAGCTTTTCAAGCGCGA